One genomic region from Athalia rosae chromosome 3, iyAthRosa1.1, whole genome shotgun sequence encodes:
- the LOC125500240 gene encoding diphthine methyl ester synthase, with protein MFYVIGLGLGDAKDVTVKGLEIIRKCDRVYLEAYTSILTVGQDVLEKFYGRPIIVADRELVESGAENILAESETQDVAFLVVGDPFGATTHTDLVLRAREKGIKVQVIHNASILNAVGSCGLQLYSYGEIVSIPYWTENWEPDSFYDKIAANRERGLHTLCLLDIKVKEPTLESILKRKKEYMPPKFMSTSEAADQLLKIIDKKFEAGQKDFAFTADSLAVGLARVGADDQRIIACSLREMTKTDLGPPLHCLVIPSRSLHPLETDYLLQYATDKEKFQEMTKQKGHGQ; from the exons ATGTTCTATGTGATTGGTTTAGGCCTGGGTGACGCAAAAGATGTAACTGTCAAAGGTTTAGAAATAATACGGAAGTGTGACCGTGTTTATTTGGAAGCGTACACCTCGATTCTGACAGTGGGACAAGATGTTCTG gaaaaattCTACGGACGACCTATAATCGTAGCGGACAGAGAATTGGTTGAAAGTGGTGCGGAAAATATTCTAGCAGAATCCGAAACCCAGGATGTGGCCTTTTTGGTAGTTGGTGATCCTTTTGGTGCAACTACTCACACGGATTTGGTCCTCAGAGCAAGAGAAAAGGGGATCAAGGTACAAGTAATCCATAATGCATCGATATTAAATGCTGTTGGATCCTGTGGGCTGCAATTATATTCTTACGGAGAAATTGTCTCCATTCCTTACTGGACCGAAAATTGGGAGCCAGATAGTTTTTATGATAAAATAGCAgcaaatagagagagaggacTGCATACTCTATGCCTATTAGATATCAAAGTTAAGGAACCAACTCTGGAAAGCattttgaaaaggaaaaaagaatacatGCCACCTAAATTCATGAGCACTTCAGAAGCTGCTGATCAGTTGCTGAAAATCATTGATAAAAAGTTCGAAGCTGGTCAAAAAGATTTTG caTTCACCGCGGATAGTTTGGCTGTAGGGTTGGCACGTGTTGGTGCGGATGATCAAAGAATCATTGCTTGTTCATTGCGGGAAATGACCAAAACTGATTTGGGGCCACCGTTGCACTGCTTGGTGATACCAAGTCGATCACTACATCCATTAGAGACAGACTATCTTCTACAGTATGCAACTGACAAAGAAAAGTTCCAAGAAATGACTAAGCAAAAGGGACACGGCCAGTGA
- the LOC125500157 gene encoding glutamate--tRNA ligase-like, which produces MHKVQRALLSSSNLETFPKWSYRTQGVHVRFAPSPTGYLHLGGLRTALCNIVQLFIGSRKPRKFYPTLRRHVSNRTRTRCCLRALDSP; this is translated from the exons ATGCACAAAGTGCAGCGTGCTCTACTCTCCTCCTCAAATCTTGAAACATTTCCCAAATGGTCGTACAGAACACAAGGAGTGCATGTTCGGTTCGCCCCGAGCCCAACAG GTTACCTGCATCTCGGAGGCCTCCGTACAGCTCTGTGCAACATCGTGCAACTATTCATTGGCTCGAGGAAACCGAGGAAATTTTATCCGACCCTTAGAAGACACGTATCAAACAGGACTCGTACCAGATGCTGCCT gagAGCATTGGACAGTCCCTGA
- the LOC105685634 gene encoding probable serine/threonine-protein kinase nek3, which produces MVRRRKTSDESTNLIPVRQTRQRRNAEDGSLVEVETPEISHILPSAGRGRRNGRKREYSSPSKDLSVPTRSQSSFTRKSSSDSDTENKLEPRHMDTSYLTRLRAKRVASDSSLSAVANADAVAMIETKRYTKPKRVLAATSNNTTLENTPAFKTPAKVTRSQAKIVSAKVNPMTDDYEISSATTVESTEKIESVDKKPARDSKNIRSLALKRIIGTPTTVLRQRRTDFVSQISPDTVTPESSPMLINLTPHRSTKTPKKSPKNIGSPKTHSQSPLRLSKTPRKLTVNDESPTISDKSNTSVKQSPLKEISETHSDPFVLLKDFKKEGINDSNDIHKLSLQEISCTPQPVIAGKKRAKRSPKTSPPKSSKKVFKKSPVRRSRRFSQDSTEQETLSPGSQKSPRNSAGKRRTISGSKIRKSPTKTPISTSKKSIGPKLETRIFTPAKTILNGDGTGKVGTPMSPKRSRTLVEKRSPITSSGTPLRPIATPKIDSAVKSGRVPIPMCTVSVNNMTMLLEIDPISPSAITPRNKVRRSLNLTPDFRTLSSNSTSSPLPTSRTGSTKKGQSLLLSLGKLGTEQRPINDESLELIDGNEFMNSSADVMENSGSVKDRTYDLIENTETEVNKNVEKNVDQKVDHDTYELLEPKTPILQRTTRKRSLANVEPDSCTPEAKKRCRVRFLSPTPETRGKGSPVVSSRRLPTVKTPAKQQQTATRVLRGSIGKTTPRRSRSLTKIDEKPPVLRSGVKKRSISASDFPKKRSNLSQKNQISVNRLSQPRQSVHSEVKAETKTPLVRKAPNFAQIHQRRFAQMESLVDAKKRVAKRHIDLSTLPWTMPSHSVVPEPLASSSSKTLTPSQTTNGTFNRFGFKLRKAEALKVITKNLPAVTRKKNNETNRNLLQGVRTNRRFELLMKARNIQ; this is translated from the exons ATGGTGCGGAGAAGAAAGACCAGCGATGAAAGCACCAACCTAATACCCGTCAGACAGACTCGACAAA GACGCAATGCTGAGGATGGATCATTAGTTGAAGTAGAAACTCCAGAAATTTCACACATACTTCCATCGGCTGGACGCGGAAGACGAAATGGCCGAAAAA GAGAATATTCTTCGCCCAGCAAGGACCTGTCAGTACCGACAA gaaGCCAAAGTTCATTTACACGTAAAAGCTCGAGTGATTCTGAcactgaaaataaattggaacCTCGTCATATGGATACGAGTTACCTAACGAGATTGAGAGCAAAGCGAGTTGCATCAGACTCCTCACTCTCAGCTGTTGCAAATGCTGATGCAGTGGCTATGATTGAAACTAAACGTTATACAAAGCCAAAGAGAGTATTAGCAGCCACGTCGAACAATACTACTCTAGAAAATACTCCTGCATTCAAAACACCTGCCAAAGTAACTCGTTCGCAAGCAAAGATTGTCTCTGCCAAGGTAAACCCTATGACAGATGATTATGAAATCTCATCAGCTACAACGGTTGAATCcacagagaaaattgaatctgTTGACAAGAAACCTGCGAGAGATTCCAAGAATATCAGAAGCTTGGCTCTCAAGAGGATCATCGGCACCCCAACAACAGTTTTGCGTCAACGACGTACGGATTTTGTCTCACAAATAAGCCCTGATACCGTGACACCAGAAAGTAGCCCAATGCTGATCAACCTGACACCTCACAGGTCGACAAAAACCCCAAAAAAATCACCCAAAAACATCGGCTCTCCAAAAACGCACTCGCAGTCTCCTTTGAGGTTGTCCAAGACCCCGAGAAAATTAACTGTAAACGACGAGTCACCGACAATCTCAGATAAATCCAATACCTCCGTGAAACAGAGTCCACTAAAAGAGATATCGGAAACGCATAGTGACCCGTTTGTACTTTTAAAAGATTTTAAAAAAGAGGGAATCAACGATAGTAACGACATTCATAAGCTATCGCTGCAAGAAATTAGTTGCACACCTCAGCCTGTGATAGCTGGAAAAAAGAGGGCAAAGAGATCCCCAAAGACATCACCGCCAAAATCAAGTAAGAAAGTATTCAAAAAGTCGCCAGTTCGCAGATCGCGACGTTTTTCTCAAGACTCTACCGAGCAAGAAACTCTGTCTCCAGGCTCTCAAAAAAGTCCCAGAAATTCAGCTGGCAAAAGACGTACAATCTCAGGCTCCAAAATTCGCAAGTCACCAACAAAGACTCCGATCTCCACTAGCAAAAAATCCATAGGTCCAAAGCTGGAAACGCGAATTTTCACCCCAGCAAAAACTATTCTAAATGGTGATGGCACTGGAAAAGTGGGAACCCCGATGAGTCCTAAGCGATCCAGAACATTGGTGGAAAAACGTTCACCAATTACATCTTCTGGAACTCCTTTGCGACCAATTGCTACACCAAAGATTGACTCGGCAGTGAAATCTGGGAGGGTGCCGATTCCCATGTGCACTGTGTCTGTGAATAACATGACGATGCTTTTGGAAATCGATCCAATTTCCCCCTCTGCTATTACTCCCCGAAACAAAGTCAGGAGGTCCTTGAATCTGACACCAGACTTCAGAACGCTCTCTTCCAATTCGACTAGCAGCCCATTACCAACATCAAGAACTGGCTCAACAAAAAAAGGCCAATCATTACTTTTAAGTTTGGGAAAGTTAGGGACAGAACAAAGACCGATAAATGATGAGTCACTTGAGCTAATCGACGGTAACGAATTTATGAATTCTAGTGCCGATGTAATGGAGAACAGCGGGTCTGTGAAGGATAGAACATACGACCTCATCGAAAACACCGAGACAGAGGTGAATAAGAATGTTGAGAAAAACGTGGACCAGAAAGTGGATCATGACACTTACGAGTTGCTGGAGCCAAAGACGCCAATTCTTCAAAGAACCACACGAAAACGGTCCCTCGCAAATGTTGAACCAGACAGTTGTACTCCAGaagcaaaaaagagatgccgcGTAAGGTTTCTTAGTCCAACCCCAGAAACACGTGGAAAAGGATCTCCTGTGGTTTCAAGTAGGAGACTACCGACTGTGAAGACCCCGGCTAAGCAACAACAAACGGCCACTAGAGTGTTGAGAGGCAGCATAGGCAAGACCACACCTAGAAGATCCAGGTCGTTgacaaaaattgatgaaaaacccCCTGTGCTAAGAAgtggtgtgaaaaaaagatcaataTCTGCATCAGACTTTCCTAAGAAGAGGTCTAATCTCAGTCAAAAGAACCAAATTTCTGTTAATCGACTTAGCCAACCAAGACAGTCTGTTCACTCCGAGGTAAAAGCAG AAACGAAGACGCCCTTGGTCAGGAAAGCTCCAAACTTTGCACAAATACATCAAAGAAGATTTGCACAGATGGAGTCTCTTGTCGATGCCAAGAAAAGAGTTGCTAAAAGGCACATCGACCTCAGTACATTGCCTTGGACAATGCCGTCACATT CTGTTGTACCTGAACCTttggcgtcgtcgtcgtctaagACTCTGACACCATCCCAAACTACAAATGGTACTTTCAATCGATTCGGCTTCAAACTAAGAAAAGCTGAAGCTCTGAAAGTTATTACAAAAAACCTGCCTGCAGTTACCAG aaagaAGAACAACGAGACCAACAGGAACTTGTTGCAGGGAGTCAGAACGAACCGTAGGTTTGAGTTGCTGATGAAGGCACGCAACATACAGTag
- the LOC105685623 gene encoding RNA transcription, translation and transport factor protein, with amino-acid sequence MFKKKLKALEYMDWDKVNANDPKHFRKLVVWLEEQKIRHYQIEERGELRNMNSNNWSETFTKYCYDVACPITTEPIDRLEWLVGYAVKLEFQDNYKKYQPITGVSLKEMNKQAGPSVKSSNPLDNLNFYTAEFRNGVETLAKILRVPCHSNHLVTLEACSKVVTRRLNADALLHPSSVVVKGKEFPILETGLGFTLGDSALENAAKILRLLYIQDLRNLQTRINEAIVSIQNITANPKTDTKLGQVGK; translated from the exons atgtttaaaaaaaagctcaaagcGCTGGAATATATGGACTGGGATAAAGTAAACGCGAACG ATCCGAAACACTTCCGCAAATTGGTGGTATGGctggaagaacaaaaaattcgtcaTTATCAAATCGAAGAACGAGGCGAGCTAAGAAATATGAACTCTAACAACTGGTCAGAGACTTTTACGAAATACTGTTATGATGTCGCCTGCCCCATAACCACAGAACCCATCGATCGATTAGAGTGGCTTGTTGGATATGCAGTTAAACTAGAATTTCAAGACAACT ATAAAAAGTACCAACCAATTACAGGAGTAAGTTTAaaggaaatgaataaacaggcAGGGCCGAGTGTCAAGTCTTCGAATCCATTAGATAACTTGAACT TTTACACTGCTGAGTTCAGGAATGGAGTGGAAACATTAGCAAAAATATTGAGGGTTCCTTGTCACTCGAATCACCTTGTTACTCTAGAAGCCTGTAGCAAGGTAGTGACCAGGAGGTTGAACGCTGACGCATTGTTGCATCCAAGTTCAGTCGTTGTTAAAGGTaaagaatttccaattttAGAAACAGGGCTTGGTTTCACCTTGGGGGATTCCGCTCTTGAAAACGCTGCCAAAATATTGCGGCTTCTCTACATTCAGGACCTCAGAAATCTGCAAACTAGGATTAACGAGGCTATCGTTTCTATACAAAATATCACTGCTAATCCTAAGACTGATACAAAACTTGGCCAAGTAGGAAAGTAA
- the LOC105685593 gene encoding probable cardiolipin synthase (CMP-forming), whose product MIQSVLLRSRYCLAIKEKCLFKGTVRLWGRRILHVDANSHNENQASAKKKSSQTPVVKVLQQRLIRDIRQTKERVEEVIEKENIWTVPNFLCISRIITSPYLGYLIVSQDYQVALCLLALAGITDLADGWIARTWSSQASKLGSLLDPVADKMLVGTLFLTLTWVELIPIQLTCLVIVRDVALVIGASYIRYRSLPNPRTLVKYFDPTYASVQLAPTFASKLNTGVQLCLVGTTLAAPVFHYVDHPLLQGLCYLTAVTTLAGGLSYLVSKDTYKFLRKPRISPPSSPP is encoded by the exons ATGATTCAGTCTGTACTGCTAAGAAGCAGGTACTGTTTAGCGATCAAAGAAAAATGTCTCTTTAAAGGCACAGTCAGGCTTTGGGGACGACGGATCCTACATGTAGACGCCAATAGCCacaatgaaaatcaggcatctgcaaaaaaaaaatcctctcaAACTCCTGTTGTGAAAGTTCTACAACAACGATTGATACGTGACATTCGTCAGACCAAGGAACGTGTGGAGGAGGTTATAGAGAAAGAGAACATATGGACTGTGCCAAATTTTCTCTGCATTAGTCGTATAATAACGTCACCATATTTGGGATATCTGATCGTTTCACAGGATTACCAG GTCGCGTTATGTCTCCTAGCCCTTGCCGGAATCACAGATCTGGCCGATGGATGGATCGCACGCACATGGTCCTCTCAAGCTTCCAAGTTGGGAAGTCTGCTTGACCCTGTGGCTGACAAGATGTTGGTGGGAACGCTCTTTCTTACACTTACATGGGTAGAACTAATTCCTATCCAGCTCACATGCCTCGTTATTGTCCGCGATGTTGCTCTAGTTATTGGGGCTTCCTACATCAGATATCGTTCTCTGCCAAATCCT AGGACACTGGTGAAATACTTTGACCCTACTTATGCTTCTGTTCAATTGGCGCCAACATTTGCTAGTAAACTAAATACAGGGGTACAGCTATGCCTAGTGGGTACTACTTTGGCTGCCCCTGTATTTCATTATGTCGATCATCCTCTTCTGCAGGGCCTGTGCTACTTGACTGCAGTTACAACTCTTGCCGGTGGTCTCAGTTATCTTGTGTCAAAAGATACTTATAAGTTTCTTCGTAAACCAAGGATTAGTCCACCCTCCTCGCCCCCGTGA
- the LOC105685591 gene encoding ribosomal protein S6 kinase delta-1: MATSKDKWVQRFFISETSRHKKGFTIYKLTSVVYPKAAPDAVSRVSIWKRYNDFRNLHREMSIQHESLKIKEPFPQLVKPKFFGRFEAEVIEERRQCAIKLMEFIAKYTQLFTSNAFVKFFEPGYPHNYPTNCRTLSVSSDTSEDDQNFDSTVSGTNYLSTSVHVAQNAEPVIWSKKSSSNNGLVESELENSKDVIVNNTEVNIPAEGESSIDTCRIMGVKTHAEIDGDAKRSEYSYEELLEQKNVISSRKGTQMNEEVSQNQTTECLVHNNSDSPSGQKDSSNYILLAAAHMSAAFHHEALTEYREAFTQYKLGISILLNGVQSDTNYSRKTNIKEKILKYLERAEKLYHQYLNCNVSPLSKSRDELQNYKVLRIVGSVMLVRDTSRNCNRVIKTIQKPAGSVAGSAYIFRDKIPYMVRLYDCIETDSMIFLVLQYASGGKLWEYIKSYYKRRNAFPNWYDESFMKTARYDAIIKSNFRRNLDKERLEPPVVSEAACDLKSTTSNASGNFDLVMKPTIGPMESLKTLQNESGGSSERSRTLLTTHLLVKARELLRSVDATLKQSNSIAGRLDESDSMMQTDHRVIDKRLEIRHEQQHTQNFSEDTVENDLDSYQSIPSSNKKIDQQERMEKLTQHSMSSEKQLLQKTGQTKTLHSESTRLILNSHSLPVNFSQNNEMNADSWNSFNNINSFSKPRRYSEETSVILNQDRSNLFSNEDSGIEMEDELWKLPEGTIRFWAAELLLTLDFLHQHNVIVGNLRPDDILLGNGGHLAVTYKVPGRPFDFSQVQKPYTAPELCMFLPTTPPSTAADVWSYGVLLYELFTGIKFQSEHPRLFNSHSILNMPDDLSLHAKSLISSVLRYKPEERLTITEIKDHPFFASIDWLKLLKSCTSEKINIQ, encoded by the exons ATGGCAACATCTAAAGACAAATGGGTTCAGAGGTTCTTTATTAGCGAGACCTCGCGTCACAAAAAAGGATTTACAATCTACAAACTAACATCAGTG GTATATCCAAAAGCAGCTCCAGATGCAGTTTCACGTGTATCGATTTGGAAGCGTTATAACGACTTCAGGAATCTCCATCGCGAGATGAGTATACAACAtgagagtttgaaaataaaggagCCATTTCCGCAATTGGTAAAACCTAAGTTTTTCGGCCGTTTTGAGGCTGAAGTTATTGAAGAGAGGCGACAATGTGCAATAAAATTAATGGAGTTCATCGCCAAGTACACCCAACTTTTTACAAGTAATgcttttgtcaaattttttgaaccaggATATCCTCACAATTATCCGACCAATTGCCGGACCCTCTCAGTTAGCTCGGATACTTCAGAGGATGACCAGAATTTCGACTCTACTGTTAGTGGGACTAATTATCTCTCAACAAGTGTACACGTTGCCCAAAACGCTGAGCCAGTTATCTGGAGCAAGAAATCAAGCTCCAATAATGGGCTTGTTGAAAGTGAGCTAGAAAATAGCAAAGATGTTATCGTAAATAATACTGAAGTCAACATACCTGCAGAAGGTGAATCATCGATAGATACTTGTCGCATTATGGGTGTAAAAACTCATGCAGAAATTGATGGAGATGCAAAAAGATCCGAATACAGTTATGAGGAATTATTGGAGCAAAAGAACGTGATCAGCAGTCGAAAAGGGACACAGATGAATGAGGAAGTCTCGCAAAATCAAACCACTGAGTGTCTGGTACATAATAATTCTGACTCGCCCAGTGGGCAGAAAGACTCCAGCAATTATATTTTGCTGGCTGCTGCTCACATGAGCGCTGCTTTTCACCACGAAGCCTTGACCGAATACAGAGAAGCATTTACGCAGTACAAACTTGGAATATCAATTCTCTTGAATGGGGTCCAATCAGACACAAATTACAGTCGGAAGACTAATATCAAAGAAaagatattgaaatatttagaaaGGGCTGAGAAACTTTACCACCAATATTTGAATTGCAATGTATCCCCGCTTAGTAAATCCCGAGatgaattacaaaattacAAAGTCTTGCGGATTGTGGGATCTGTCATGCTTGTCAGAGACACATCTCGGAACTGCAATAGAGTTATAAAG ACCATCCAGAAGCCAGCAGGGAGTGTGGCAGGAAGTGCATACATCTTTCGGGATAAAATTCCATACATGGTCCGACTATATGACTGCATAGAAACAGACTCCATGATATTTCTAGTCTTACAGTATGCGAG CGGTGGAAAGCTTTGGGAGTATATAAAGTCTTACTATAAAAGACGGAATGCGTTTCCCAATTGGTATGATGAAAGCTTTATGAAAACAGCAAGGTATGACGCAATAATTAAGTCTAATTTTAGAAGAAATTTAGACAAAGAAAGATTAGAACCGCCTGTAGTATCGGAGGCCGCGTGTGACTTGAAGTCAACGACTAGTAACGCCAGCGGGAATTTCGACCTGGTGATGAAGCCAACTATCGGGCCTATGGAGTCACTGAAAACATTGCAGAATGAATCGGGGGGCAGCTCTGAACGCTCTAGAACTCTCCTTACCACACATCTACTTGTTAAAGCTCGAGAACTGCTCAGATCTGTTGATGCTACTCTCAAACAAAGTAATTCAATAGCCGGTAGACTGGACGAATCTGATAGCATGATGCAGACGGATCATCGTGTAATAGACAAAAGACTTGAGATACGACATGAGCAGCAGCATACCCAAAACTTCTCTGAAGACACTGTAGAAAATGATTTAGATAGTTACCAAAGCATTCCAtcttcaaacaaaaaaattgaccaacaggaaagaatggaaaaattaactCAACATTCGATGAGTTCTGAAAAACAATTGCTCCAAAAAACTGGACAAACCAAGACTCTTCACTCAGAATCTACAAGACTTATATTGAATTCCCATTCATTACcagtcaatttttctcaaaacaaTGAGATGAATGCTGACTCGTGGAACAGTTTCAACAATATAAATAGTTTTTCAAAACCAAGGCGGTACTCTGAAGAAACCAGTGTAATATTAAATCAGGACAGATCTAATTTATTCTCGAATGAAGACAGTGGTATTGAGATGGAAGATGAGCTATGGAAGCTACCTGAAGGAACGATCAGATTCTGGGCTGCTGAACTGCTCCTAACACTCGATTTTCTTCATCAACATAACGTAATAGTAGGAAATTTGAGGCCTGATGATATATTGCTTGGAAATGGAGGACACCTCGCTGTGACCTACAAAGTCCCTGGTcgtccttttgatttttcacaagtgCAGAAGCCTTACACAGCCCCTGAACTCTGCATGTTTCTTCCAACAACCCCTCCATCTACCGCAGCTGATGTGTGGAGCTACGGAGTATTACTCTACGAACTGTTCACTGGAATC AAATTCCAGTCCGAGCATCCCAGGTTGTTTAACTCTCACTCCATTCTCAATATGCCTGACGATTTATCTTTACACGCAAAATCTCTGATATCCAGC GTGTTGCGGTACAAGCCGGAGGAGCGATTGACCATTACAGAGATCAAAGATCACCCATTCTTTGCAAGTATTGACTGGTTGAAGTTGCTGAAGTCATGTACatccgaaaaaataaatatccagTAG
- the LOC105685624 gene encoding AN1-type zinc finger protein 2A-like: MEFPHLGEHCSEQSCNRLQFLPLKCDACDAIFCTDHISYTGHNCPSAYKKDVQVPVCPMCNAPVPFKRSDPPDIAVSLHIDNDCQADKAKNRRKVFANKCSSKGCKVKEIVAVQCGECSNNFCLKHRHPCDHACVGKEEAMRQRRLEALNKRSGNRHNNAQDNHDTGSSLLRNFQGTICEDEALARALQASLQDEEGSRSREFHNQEEQTIESRARCRLS, encoded by the coding sequence ATGGAATTTCCACATCTCGGTGAGCATTGCTCGGAGCAATCTTGCAATAGATTGCAATTTCTACCTTTAAAATGCGACGCATGCGATGCAATATTCTGTACAGATCACATATCGTACACTGGCCATAACTGTCCAAGTGCCTATAAAAAGGATGTTCAAGTACCAGTTTGCCCCATGTGCAATGCACCAGTGCCTTTTAAGCGATCGGATCCCCCTGATATAGCGGTCAGTTTGCACATAGATAACGACTGTCAAGCAGATAAAGCTAAAAATCGCCGAAAAGTGTTCGCCAATAAGTGCTCGTCTAAGGGCTGCAAGGTCAAAGAAATTGTTGCCGTGCAATGCGGTGAATGTAGTAACAATTTTTGCCTGAAACACAGACATCCATGTGATCACGCGTGCGTCGGTAAAGAGGAAGCAATGCGGCAAAGAAGGCTTGAAGCTCTCAACAAGCGTAGTGGGAATAGACACAACAATGCACAAGATAACCACGACACTGGCTCAAGCttgttgagaaatttccaaggGACAATCTGCGAGGATGAAGCATTGGCGAGAGCCCTGCAAGCTTCTCTTCAGGACGAGGAAGGATCCAGGAGTAGGGAGTTCCATAATCAAGAGGAACAGACTATCGAAAGTAGAGCCAGGTGCAGACTTTCATAA
- the LOC105685592 gene encoding complex I intermediate-associated protein 30, mitochondrial yields the protein MVMYTKISRVISTILERQHVTAPLARQMSFWEKDRRGGYPSTSTEKRSEFWHIRNGLSLLGDELRLFKREVIERFENDPVLLYRENEIDVVWRFDGDEKSLSNWIVTADSDNGEGYSNCRLELTKSGRGLFSGHLDTRLPKTGDIKRAGYCNIKTVRARKSFKREANYDWNPYNHLVMRVRGDGRSYLLNISTAGYFDLMWHDVYHYVLYTRGGPYWQYVKIPFSKFFFASKGRVQDKQEPIPLDSIVNFGITAGDKVTGPFHLEIDYIGVIYDPNHKEEFAYEMYRTDKNIAAH from the exons ATGGTAATGTACACAAAAATCAGCCGAGTTATCTCAACGATATTGGAACGACAGCACGTGACGGCACCGTTAGCACGCCAAATGTCATTCTGGGAGAAGGATCGCCGAGGAGGTTACCCCTCGACTTCAACCGAAAAACGATCGGAGTTCTGGCACATCCGCAATGGCCTAAGTTTACTAGGAGACGAGCTCAGACTATTCAAACGGGAAGTCATCGAACGGTTTGAAAACGATCCAGTGCTCTTATATCGAGAGAACGAGATTGATGTGGTCTGGCGTTTTGACGGGGATGAAAAGTCACTTTCCAACTGGATAGTAACTGCTGACAGTGACAATGGAGAGGGATATTCGAATTGTCG CCTGGAGTTAACGAAGTCTGGCCGAGGGTTGTTCTCTGGTCATCTGGACACACGTCTGCCAAAGACCGGGGATATCAAAAGAGCAGGATACTGTAACATAAAAACAGTGCGTGCTCGTAAATCCTTTAAGCGAGAAGCAAACTATGACTGGAATCCCTATAATCATCTTGTAATGCGAGTGAGAGGGGACGGGCGGTCCTATCTcttaaatatttcaacagCTGGTTACTTTGACCTGATGTGGCACGATGTGTATCACTATGTGCTCTATACCAGGGGTGGGCCTTATTGGCAGTATGTTAAAATCCCTTTCTCCAAATTCTTCTTTGCCAGCAAGGGAAGGGTTCAGGACAAGCAGGAGCCCATACCTCTGGACAGTATTGTGAACTTCGGAATCACTGCTGGTGATAAGGTGACAGGTCCATTCCACTTGGAAATTGATTATATTGGAGTGATATATGACCCAAACCATAAGGAGGAGTTTGCATATGAAATGTACAGAACTGACAAAAACATTGCCGCCCATTGA
- the LOC105685625 gene encoding transmembrane emp24 domain-containing protein bai, translated as MAAKTLLLVAFLSLLINVRAIRWYLEPNSEKCLKEEVQANVLVSGEYDVSVAHGQSVNYVVRDSKGHILSKNEDLSHGKFSFVTENHDTFQICFTSIVPPHMRGTKQEISLNLKRGIEAKSYEGIGEAAQLKPMEVELKRLEDLSEAIVQDFSRMRKSEEEMRDTNESTNSRVLYFSIFSMCCLLGLATWQVLYLRRFFKAKKLIE; from the exons ATGGCGGCGAAGACTTTGCTCCTCGTTGCTTTCTTATCACTACTAATAAACGTTAGAGCCATTAGGTGGTATTTGGAACCAAACTCCGAAAAGTGTTTGAAAGAAGAGGTTCAAGCAAACGTACTTGTCTCCGGCGAATACGATGTCTCAGTGGCTCATGGGCAGTCCGTTAATTATGTT gTACGAGATTCGAAGGGTCACATTCTGTCAAAGAACGAGGATCTCTCCCACGGAAAGTTTTCTTTCGTTACCGAAAATCATGATACTTTCCAAATATGCTTCACATCTATCGTTCCGCCCC ATATGCGAGGAACAAAGCAGGAGATCTCGTTAAATCTTAAACGTGGAATCGAAGCCAAAAGCTATGAAGGA ATTGGTGAAGCTGCCCAGCTGAAGCCAATGGAGGTAGAGTTGAAACGTCTCGAGGATTTGTCCGAAGCTATAGTTCAGGACTTTTCAAGAATGCGCAAGAGCGAAGAAGAGATGAGAGATACAAACG AATCAACCAATAGCAGAGTTCTGTATTTCAGCATATTTTCAATGTGTTGTCTTTTAGGCCTGGCCACATGGCAGGTGTTATACTTGAGGAGATTTTTCAAGGCCAAAAAACTCATCGAATAA